Within Paenibacillus sabinae T27, the genomic segment CGGTCTTTCATCCATGCGGGCGTGTGCCCTTCCTCGGCCAAGGAGCGGAGCATCCGCCCCAGTCCGAACACCGATGCCAGCATCGTGGACAAAATGGCCGTCACCAGCACGATATTCATGACAGTGCCTGTCCATCCCAAGCCGTGCAGGGTAAGGGCTGACACGAACGGGCTGATCTCCTCGGACACGAGAGAACGGGGAATCAGAAGGAATAGCGCGGTTATGGCGGCTAAATACAGGCCGATGAGCAGGACCATCGTGAGCCGGATCGCCTTCGGGATCGTTACCGCCGGATTACGCGTTTCGGATGCGGCCAGCCCGAGCACTTCGAAGCCCGCATAGGTAAACATCACCATCAGCATGCTGCCGGCGATTCCGCCGATCCCTCCCGGCATCCAGGGCTCTCCGCGCAGGGCGCCATATCCCGCGGCGGCGCCTGCGCCCTGCCCGCCGGCCGCAGGCAGCCCGCCCGTCCACATTCGGGCGACGAGCCAGACGGCCAGAACGACAAAGGCGGCAATGGCCGACAGCTTAATCGCCGCAAGCCCGCTCTCCAGCTTGCCGAGCCGCTCGGCCCCGAGCAGGTTCAGCAGCGTTACGAGAACAATAATGGCTATGCCGAGAAGCGGCAGCGATAGCCGGGGATACCAGCCCCGGATCAGGATCGAAGCTGCCGTCGCTTCGCTTGACATGGCCAGCACAAGACCAGTCCAATACACCCATCCGACCGTAAACCCGGCTCCCCTGCCGAAGGCCTGCTCGGTATAAGTGCGGAATGAACCCGAAGCCGGATTCGCCACCGTCATTTCCGACAGTGCGGTTAAGATAAAATAGACCAAAAAGCCGCCAATGACATAAGCAATGAGCACTGACGGTCCCGCCGCGCGAATCGCCACCGAGGAGCCCAGGAAGAACGAGCCCCCGACCACAGTTCCCAGAGCAAGCATGGCAAGCTGCCACACCGATAACCCTTTGCTTTTACGCTCCATAAAGCCGCCTCCAAGCGATCTGTTTTACAACAGTATCTGCGGATATCGCGAAAATTAGCCATTTCAACCTGAAACGGTGGGCCAAACTCGCTGCTGAAAAAATCCAAATCCGGCCAAAAAAAGTTCCGAAGCCTATGGCTTTCGGAACTTTCGGATACTCGGATGAGATTAATTGGATCAATGGCCAGCCATCAGCGCCGGATCTTTCTGACGGACATCCCCGTCCCCGGAAGGCGCCGTCTTCGGCTTGCGCAGAATCAGGCTGATCAGAACTCCGGCTGCGGCGATGCAGGACGTAAAGAAGAAGACGTCGTCATAGCCCATGACGGCGGCGACCAGCGGATTGGCGTCCTTACCCGCCTCCGTCATATGAGCCGTAATCCGTGTGGTCAGGTATCCGGTCATACCGGCAACAGCGAAAGATACGATTACCTGCTGTGCCGCCGTCGTAAGCGGTGTTACGCGACCGACCAGATGGCGCGGCGCGGCGTTAAGCACATGCGTATTCACCGGCATCATCGTAAGGCCCATGCCCAGACCCATAAGTCCGAGGCAGAGCATGATGTGCGGCAGGCTCGTTTCGACAGTGATGCCGGACAGAATATACAGTCCGGTCGAAATGATAGTCAGTCCGACAAAGGCCAGCGGCCGGGCTCCGATCTTATCAAACAGCCTTCCGCCAAGCGGCATCCCTATGCCGGAGGCCAGCGCCTGCGGCAGAAGAATAAGTCCCGTCTCAAGCGACGTATAATGGCGAATCTGCTGCAAATACAGCGGAACGAACAGCATCGAGCCGAACAGGGCCGCCTGGGTTACCCAAGCCAGGAAGATGCCCCGCGTGAAATCGGAAGACCCAAAGACGCGCAGTTCAAGCAGCGGATTCTTCTGCCGCAGCTCCACGATAATGAACAGGAGCAGCGCGGCCCCGCCAATGGACAGACCGGTAATCGCCGGGGTTGTGGACCATCCGGTGCTTCCGCCTTCATTGACGCCGTACGCCAGCATGGAGAATGCGATTGGGGCCAAAATGATGCCCAGGATATCGAGATGCGGCGTCTCATGCCGATCAGTTACCGGCAAATACTTGATACCCAGCACGACGGCGAGAATGCCGATCGGCAGGTTGATCAGGAAGATCCAGTGCCAGCTTACATACTCGATCAGCCAGCCGGAGAGAACCGGGCCCAGCGCTGGGGCGAGCAGCATCGGAATGCCCAGCATACCCATGATGGAGCCTCTGCGCTCCGGCGGAGCAAGTCGGAATACCATCGCCATCCCGATCGGAGCGACCATCCCGCCGCCAAGCCCTTGAATGACGCGGAAGATAATGAGCTGTGTCGAGGTCTGGGATATGGAGCACAGCACCGATCCAATGACAAACATGATAACTGTCCCCAGAAATATACGCTTCGCGCCGAAGCGGTCTGTCATCCAGCCGGCCAGCGGGATAACGGCGGACAAAGCAAGTGTATACCCCGTAATCGCCCACTGTACCGTTTTGAGACTTGTGTCAAAATAATCGACCAGCACGGGAACGGCCACATTGACCACCGTGCTGTCGAGAATAACCATAATCATCCCGACAATAATCGCCAGCAGCGGCGGGATAATTGCCTTTAGTGAAAAAGGCTCCGCCGCGGCGGAGGAATTCACCTGTTTAGTATGCTCCATACATCTCCACTCTTTCTTTAAAGGTTTGCCGTTTAAATCCCGTATTTGTGAAAATAATGATCAAATAAATGATCGACCTGTTCATCGAACGGGGGCAGATGCCCGAAAGGCTTGCTCTCTTCCTCATCATTCGATGGTCCGCACGAGCACATGATCGCCGGCATGAATATCGCTCCATATAGCTGATACATCATCATCGAAAGCTTCTCTTCATTCTGCTCGCCGGTCATCTCACGCAGTACGCTCAGCGTTTTTTGTCTCTTCATCGTTTTACTGTACTGGGAGTATTGATGGAGAGAACCCATAATGGTCGGACTTTGGTCCATCATGTATCTCACCAGTCCCGGATACTGCAGAAGATGGCCGATATACTGCTTTAGAAAGCGGCATAAACGCTCCCTGGGCGGCAGACTCTCGTCTTCAAGCGCACTATACGCGGTGTCGAAGCGGGAAATCAGCGTGCGAATGGCTTCGCGAAGCAGATTGTCTTTGGACTGAAAGTAGTAATTGACAAGCGCCAGATTGACCTTGGCATTTGCGCAAATACGCCGCAAGGTCACACATTCAACCCCCTCCTCGCGTATCAAGTCGACAGTGGCGTCAAGAATTTGCTGCTTCGTATCTTTGTCCGCCGAAGATGCAGGTTCCGGAACTTTGTTCATTATTGTTGCTCCCCTTTTCTGCCGCTCAATTCAAACCGTGATTTAAACAACGTTTAATACGTCGTTTAATATACCCGCTATGAGGGCGATTGTCAACTTTTATGAGAAAAAAAGCGGCCTTCTGATCGAAGTCGCTCTTTTCGTCACATTTCGTGCCTATTGCTCCAATAGTGTCACCCGGTTTTTTCCGTTGGCCTTTGAATGATACAGGGCGTCATCCGCCAGCTTGTAAATATCCTTCTCTTTCAGACCGTCCACCTTGACGGCCGCGACGCCGACAGAGACGGTCAAACAGCCGAAGACCGGACTCATTTCATGCCGTATTCCCAGTTCTTCGACGCTTCTGCGAAGCGTTTCGGCATACTCGAAAGACTGCTCGGGAGTCAGGCCTGAAACGATAATGCCAAACTCCTCCCCGCCGAGCCGGAAGACATAGTCGCTCGCCTTTTGAGCCTGCTCCTTGATCGCCGCCCCCAGCTTGCGCAATACGTTGTCGCCTTCATAATGCCCGTACGTATCGTTGTATTTTTTGTAGAAGTCAATATCCAGCATGATATAGGTCAGGTATCCTTTATCCCTCTCGGCCCTGCTCACTTCCCGGTAAAATATCGTATTGAAATGCCGCCGGTTATAGAGACCCGTCAACTCATCGGTAATGGACAGCTTTTCGATCAGCCGGATATTTTTGTTCAGTTCTTCATTATTGAGTTCCAGCTCCCGGGTCCGTTCAATGACGAGCTCTTCCAGATGCTCCTTGTGCCGTCTTACCTCTTCTTCGGCCTTCGTTCTCTCGGTAATGTCCTTGACCGTTCCTTGGACCGCCGGCTTGTTCATATAATTGATCAGACTGACTTTATGAATGACATAAATCTCTTTTTTGCCATCCTTATGCAGCAATCTCGTTTCATATTCGCCGGGAGCAGTCTTCCCCTCCAATCTTCTCTTGTAATAGCTTTGCACCTTATCCATGTCGGCGGGCACGATAAATTTCTCAAAAGGCTGGTCGATCATCTCTCCGATTTCATAGCCAAGCATCTGCGCCAGCGCCTCGTTGACATATTTACAGATCTTGTCCTGAACAATGAATATGCCGTCCAACATGTTATTGATCAGCTCGCGGTACTTCTCCTCCGAACGCTCCAGATCCGAATACAGGCTGGCATTCTCAAGCGAGAATACCATTTCTCTCGACAGCAGATTGATAATTTTCATTCTTTCTTTTGTGAAAACACCCGTTATCAGATTGTTCTCCAGATAGATGATGGCAATCGTCTTGTTGTGATTGATCAGCGGCATGCATACGAGCGATTTGGGTCTATTCCGTAAAATATAGGCGTCGTTGACGAACCGGGTTTCGGAAAAAGCGTCATTATATATCAGAGTCTCTTTGCTATCCTCCACATAACGGATAATGGATTCCGGTAGGTTAAGCCCGCTTGAGACTTCATACAGCGCAACGGAGATTTTATCCTCTTCCGGCTTGTACTCTCCCTCTACAAGAAGCTCCTCGCCCGATCTCATCAGTATACAGCCTCTTTGGGCGCCCGCATTCATAATGACGATTTCCATCAGCGTTTCCAGCAAATTATTCAAATCGATTTCCCTTGATATGGCCTGGGAAGCCAGAAGAATCGAGTTCAGATCAATGCTTTCCGTCGAATCCGTGACCGATTTTCCGATGGAGAATTCCTTTTTATGCTTCACAATATCGGCGTACTGCTCTTCAAGCTGCCGGACTTTGCCCTTGGCCCCCCACACGGAGTAGTAATATAAGGACTGTCTGAACAGATGGGAGGCAAACTCTTTGAAATTCCTGTTGTTGTAAAACTTGGCAGCAAGTTCATAAGTCAGCGCTTTATAGCGGACGAAATTGCTCTTCTCACTTGCTTCAATGGCGAGATCATAGTATTTGCCGGCCAGTTCCGCCTTTCCCGATATTCTCGCCCACTCGGCCTTCATCAGCCATTCGTGCTGCCGGAAATTTTCCGGGCAGTGAAGGGCCCATTTTTTGACTCGGCCGTATTCCTTGCGCATTCTCGCCTTCGCCTTCACTTTGTCATAAGCGGGTAAGTCTTTATAGCTGTAGGCCAGATTCAGAAAAGTGTACAGGGAGAACTCTTCCATAAAGGCCGAGCCTGCAAGGGTTCCAATGATGGCATACGCCTTATCGATATAATCCAAAGAGTCGCCGTAGCGCTCGTAGGAGAACAGAAGCTTCATTTTGTAAATATAGTAAATCGCGATTCCCGAATAATACTTGGCCTCTTCCAGCTGATGCAGGTAGTCTTCCTCGCTGAAAGTCTCGCTGTTGAAGGTCAGAGGGTCCTTCAGTTCTCCCGCCAGGTTGAGGTACTGCTGTCTGGCCAGTTTGGCCGTTGCCAGCGCTTCCTTGTATTTCGTATTCTCGATCATGGCGATATAGCGTTCGCTGTCATGAAGATAGGTGGAGATGTCCATCGTCGGATTCCAGAGGTTGATATAGAAGCAGGCGTGGGCCAGATACAGCATATCTCCCGTTCTCAGACTGGAATCAATCGATTTGCCGAACCAGTCGTGCAGGGTGTCCCATGGCTCCTTCCATGCGTGACAGAACAGGGTATATAAGACATGCGCCGCCCCTCTCCACTGCAGATCATTGAATTTATCGTTAAGCCGGATTCCCAGTCTGCCGAAATCGAACGCCCCTTTAATATCGCCGAAGCCGGACAGCAGGATGGAATAACCGATAAAAGCGATGGCCGATTCCGGACAATTTCCATATTTGAGCGTCAGCTCGGCTTTCTTCAGCACGATCAGGGCGAACAGATTGGTCTCTCCCGAGATAAACGCCGGAGGGAAGATATTAATCAGTAACCGCATAATAAGCTTGATTTGTTCGTCTTTCATTTCGGGCTTGTCAAAAATCTCCTCAATCGTCAGCCCCCTGAGACCGGATTTAACCTTAATAAATTCATTTAGCACCGATGGCAGCCCTGGATGATCCGGTATTTTGATTCCCATCTCCTTAAGCCCGAGCTTCCCGGACCGGATCGATTCCTTCATCATTCCGAGATAGGTATAATGGTTGGCCTGCATCTCATAAACCTGAGCCGCCGCAACACTGTCTTCGGTATGTTCCAGAAGCGTCCGGCACGCCTGGTCCGCTTCCTTGATATGATGGGTCAGATAGCCGCATTCTGCGTATAATTTGTAAATTTCCGCGGTTTGCCGCTCCTCGTATTCCCAGGAGTTTTTCGACAGCAGATAAACGGCGGCATGCAAAAACGTAAACGCGGTATCAAAGCCAAAGGCGGCCTTCGCCTTTTTCGCGGCTTCCAGATTGAGCCCGATCACCTGCCGTTTCTCATCCTCTTCGCTGACAAAATCCAGCCCTTTATTAATATGCGTGGCGATATCCACAATTTTGTCCCGGGTGTCGGCGGGAGCCAGCTGCGCGAGCAGCAGCCTTCCTATTTTCAAATGCAGCTTCTTGCTCATTTCCGTATCGATCATTTGGTATAAAGCCTGCTGAATCCGATCGTGCTGGAATCGAAAACGGATGTTAAGGGGAGGAACCCCCTCCTCACTCTCATCATAGATATTCATCAATGCGGCATAGTTGGTATCCGCCGGAAGAATAAGATCTTCATCCACCGCTTTAATGAGCGACTTGGCAATAACCTTGAGCTCCGCTTCGCCGATCAGGGACAGCATGTTGAAATCGAACAGATTTCCGATGGAAGCGCCCAATCTCAGGACTTTAAGATCTTCTTCGGGCAAGGTCTGCAGCTTGGACATCAGAAACTCGACGACGTTGTCGTTGATATGCAAATCCGCAATCCGCGCAGCCTTCCACTGCCATACGCCTTCCAGGTCATCGAAATAAATGAAGCCGTTCTTATATAATTCCTTCAGAATTTCATTGATAAAAAAGGAGTTGCCTTTCGTTCTCGCATAAAGAATATCCGAAAGCTCCTGCACTCGATCCGCGCCGGTATAGAGCGTATCGGCAATCAGATGCTGCACATCCCGGGAGGACAGAGGGCCGAGGACGATATTTTCTACCGTTCTGCTTTTTTCAATTTCGCCGATGGTGACGAACAAGGGATGGCTTTGAGGCATCTCGCTTTGCCGGCACGAGCAGATGATAAATAATTTTTGCAGCGAATTGCTTAGCGCCAGCTTCTCCACAAGCTGAAGGTTCGACAGATCAGCCCATTGAACGTCATCGAGAAACAGGACTAATGGTCTTTCATAGTGAGTCAGGCCGGCTACAAAGTTAACGAAAGTCATAAAGAACCGGTTCGTTTCCTCTACAGGATTCAGGTGCTCGATTTCCGGCTGAATACCGATCAGCTTCTCCAGTTCCGGTATCAGATTCGTGACCAGCTTCCCGTTGCCGTCCAGGGCGGTTGCCAGGGATTTTGTTACTTTCTTTTTGTAATCGTCATCCGGACTGTCAACCAGCTGATTGATCAGCTTCTTGAAAGCCTGAACGATCGCGCTGTAAGGAATGTTCTTGTTGAATTGATCGAACTTCCCTTCCACGAACAGCCCTTTTTCCTGGCTGATATAAGGGTGAAGCTCGCTAACCAGCGCGGTCTTGCCCACGCCGGCGTCCCCGGAAATCAGCATGAGCTGCGGATTGCCTCTGACGCTCATCCGAAAAGCATTGACCAGGCTGCCAAGCTCCTCTTCCCGCCCGTACATTTTTTGCGAGATCCGGAAGATATTCAGTTTGTCTTCTTTGGCGATTTCAAAATCACGGACGCCGGCCAGACATTTCTTCAGGTCCGCTTTAATGCCGTAGGTGCTTCTGTATCTGTCTTCGGGCGACTTCTCCATAAGCTTCATGATGACCGCGGAGAGTGACTGCGATACACTGCCCCCGGTCAGCTGATAGGGAGAGACGGCTTCCTTGGCGATGATGGAATAAATCTGCTCCAGCAGATCGGCGGATTCGAAGGGCTTCACGCCGGTCACCATCTCATATAAGACGACGCCCAGCGAGTAGAAATCGGTCCGGTAATCGACATTCCGGTTCATCCGGCCCGTTTGCTCCGGAGAAATATACAGGAGGCTTCCTTCCAGCACGCCGCTGTTCTGGAATTCCCGCTTTTCTTTCGGCAGCTTGACCGCCAGATCGAAATCGATCACCTGTACAACATCGCTTACTTCGTCCCATATCAGATTCGAAGGCTTGATGTCCTTGTGTATGACCATGCGATCATGGATAGCGCCAATAATATCAACGACCTTGATCACGAGCCTGAGGAGCGTATCCTGGTCCGGCTTGCCGTCCTCCATGATCCGCTTGAGCGACCTGCCCTGTATATCCTCCAGAACCATGATGAAGAAACCGTTCTGCTCTTCAAGCTTCAGGGGCTTGATCACCCCTTCGATGCTTGCGCTCAGCTCCTTGAGCATCTTGTATTCCTGCTTGAACCTCATAACCTCTTCAGGTCCGGAAAATTCCGATTTCAGCACCTTCAGTATAACCGTATCCCGGGAGACGGCGTCTCTGCATCTGTACACTGATTTTCTGTCGTTGTCGGAGATCGTTTCCAGTATTAGATAATTCTCAATCGCAGTCATACCCAGTCCACCTTCTAAGCGTTAATCTCCCTTAACTTCGAAATCGGCGTCAAAATTGAAAATATAAGCGGCAATCAGCCATATGATCCAGCAGTTTACTCCAAAGAATAAATAACCGAAGTACCCCAAAATGGGCATCTCCGAAAAAATATGTATTTTGTCAAGATAAGGAACGGAATATTTCCAATAATTCGGATTGGTAGGCAAGGAGTCATGGAACCATTCGCTGCCGAAATTCCAGAATTCCCAGAAGAATCCGTTGAACAAGGTGGCCAGTGCAATAAGAATGACGGATGACCAATCACCATTCTTGATCGGTGTAAAAGGGGTCCAATACCCCGTTAAGGCCATCGCCGCCGACAGGAGAGGAACAAGAGCGACCCAGAGTACCCAGAACAGCACGTAAGGATAGTACCCCATGCCGAAAGCAAGCCCCAGTCCCAGGATGAAATATAGTAGAAGAAATTTAGTGCTTACCGTAAATTTGGGGCCGAACCGGTACCGGTCTCTGAACCCCTTGAACGTCTTCAGCAGCAGGTACCATTCAAAAATGGCGGGAAGCACGGTGGTATAAGACAAGGAGAACCAGAACACATTTCCGAAATTCGTAAAGACTTCATTGTTCGGATAATACCAGTTCTCAACGACAAAAAAGTTCAGAAACTCAAAGGCAAACCAGCTGAAGCAGGAAACGACGGCAAGAAGCTGCATGACCTTCGGTTTGCTGGAGACGATGGAATTTCCGTTATTCCGCTTGTACACGATTCCGTCCAGAATCAGGATAAACGCCCACCACAGCGGAACGAACGTATAGTATTCGAAAGCGATGAAAAAATGGACGCGCGCCCACATGAAATACCAGCTGATCCCCAGCACCGGCAGGCTCCACCAGAACCAAACGGGGAACGGCGTCTTCTTGTCCGGTAACGATGGGTCTTGACCGCTGGGATTCTTCTTAAAGCCGAAAAGCCGCGGAAAAATCAAAAACAGGGCAATAAACAGAGCCACCATCGAGGCCAGTGTAAAATACAACGCATTAAATCCTGGGTCCGCCTCCGCTAGCTGAGCAGGAA encodes:
- a CDS encoding diguanylate cyclase gives rise to the protein MTAIENYLILETISDNDRKSVYRCRDAVSRDTVILKVLKSEFSGPEEVMRFKQEYKMLKELSASIEGVIKPLKLEEQNGFFIMVLEDIQGRSLKRIMEDGKPDQDTLLRLVIKVVDIIGAIHDRMVIHKDIKPSNLIWDEVSDVVQVIDFDLAVKLPKEKREFQNSGVLEGSLLYISPEQTGRMNRNVDYRTDFYSLGVVLYEMVTGVKPFESADLLEQIYSIIAKEAVSPYQLTGGSVSQSLSAVIMKLMEKSPEDRYRSTYGIKADLKKCLAGVRDFEIAKEDKLNIFRISQKMYGREEELGSLVNAFRMSVRGNPQLMLISGDAGVGKTALVSELHPYISQEKGLFVEGKFDQFNKNIPYSAIVQAFKKLINQLVDSPDDDYKKKVTKSLATALDGNGKLVTNLIPELEKLIGIQPEIEHLNPVEETNRFFMTFVNFVAGLTHYERPLVLFLDDVQWADLSNLQLVEKLALSNSLQKLFIICSCRQSEMPQSHPLFVTIGEIEKSRTVENIVLGPLSSRDVQHLIADTLYTGADRVQELSDILYARTKGNSFFINEILKELYKNGFIYFDDLEGVWQWKAARIADLHINDNVVEFLMSKLQTLPEEDLKVLRLGASIGNLFDFNMLSLIGEAELKVIAKSLIKAVDEDLILPADTNYAALMNIYDESEEGVPPLNIRFRFQHDRIQQALYQMIDTEMSKKLHLKIGRLLLAQLAPADTRDKIVDIATHINKGLDFVSEEDEKRQVIGLNLEAAKKAKAAFGFDTAFTFLHAAVYLLSKNSWEYEERQTAEIYKLYAECGYLTHHIKEADQACRTLLEHTEDSVAAAQVYEMQANHYTYLGMMKESIRSGKLGLKEMGIKIPDHPGLPSVLNEFIKVKSGLRGLTIEEIFDKPEMKDEQIKLIMRLLINIFPPAFISGETNLFALIVLKKAELTLKYGNCPESAIAFIGYSILLSGFGDIKGAFDFGRLGIRLNDKFNDLQWRGAAHVLYTLFCHAWKEPWDTLHDWFGKSIDSSLRTGDMLYLAHACFYINLWNPTMDISTYLHDSERYIAMIENTKYKEALATAKLARQQYLNLAGELKDPLTFNSETFSEEDYLHQLEEAKYYSGIAIYYIYKMKLLFSYERYGDSLDYIDKAYAIIGTLAGSAFMEEFSLYTFLNLAYSYKDLPAYDKVKAKARMRKEYGRVKKWALHCPENFRQHEWLMKAEWARISGKAELAGKYYDLAIEASEKSNFVRYKALTYELAAKFYNNRNFKEFASHLFRQSLYYYSVWGAKGKVRQLEEQYADIVKHKKEFSIGKSVTDSTESIDLNSILLASQAISREIDLNNLLETLMEIVIMNAGAQRGCILMRSGEELLVEGEYKPEEDKISVALYEVSSGLNLPESIIRYVEDSKETLIYNDAFSETRFVNDAYILRNRPKSLVCMPLINHNKTIAIIYLENNLITGVFTKERMKIINLLSREMVFSLENASLYSDLERSEEKYRELINNMLDGIFIVQDKICKYVNEALAQMLGYEIGEMIDQPFEKFIVPADMDKVQSYYKRRLEGKTAPGEYETRLLHKDGKKEIYVIHKVSLINYMNKPAVQGTVKDITERTKAEEEVRRHKEHLEELVIERTRELELNNEELNKNIRLIEKLSITDELTGLYNRRHFNTIFYREVSRAERDKGYLTYIMLDIDFYKKYNDTYGHYEGDNVLRKLGAAIKEQAQKASDYVFRLGGEEFGIIVSGLTPEQSFEYAETLRRSVEELGIRHEMSPVFGCLTVSVGVAAVKVDGLKEKDIYKLADDALYHSKANGKNRVTLLEQ
- a CDS encoding amino acid permease, translated to MERKSKGLSVWQLAMLALGTVVGGSFFLGSSVAIRAAGPSVLIAYVIGGFLVYFILTALSEMTVANPASGSFRTYTEQAFGRGAGFTVGWVYWTGLVLAMSSEATAASILIRGWYPRLSLPLLGIAIIVLVTLLNLLGAERLGKLESGLAAIKLSAIAAFVVLAVWLVARMWTGGLPAAGGQGAGAAAGYGALRGEPWMPGGIGGIAGSMLMVMFTYAGFEVLGLAASETRNPAVTIPKAIRLTMVLLIGLYLAAITALFLLIPRSLVSEEISPFVSALTLHGLGWTGTVMNIVLVTAILSTMLASVFGLGRMLRSLAEEGHTPAWMKDRTDIPYRGILVSGGAMLAALGLGLLLPQGVYLFLVSSGGFSLLFVYVVIMASHYRLRKRHGGPFGQGRGMRGFPYTSWLSIGGLIAIIVSMPLIPGQGGGLVAGLMFLLVFAALYAVGRIRRTSPVQSRKPTRQLSPVRPISPGFANAELSEELTEQKTKK
- a CDS encoding DHA2 family efflux MFS transporter permease subunit, giving the protein MEHTKQVNSSAAAEPFSLKAIIPPLLAIIVGMIMVILDSTVVNVAVPVLVDYFDTSLKTVQWAITGYTLALSAVIPLAGWMTDRFGAKRIFLGTVIMFVIGSVLCSISQTSTQLIIFRVIQGLGGGMVAPIGMAMVFRLAPPERRGSIMGMLGIPMLLAPALGPVLSGWLIEYVSWHWIFLINLPIGILAVVLGIKYLPVTDRHETPHLDILGIILAPIAFSMLAYGVNEGGSTGWSTTPAITGLSIGGAALLLFIIVELRQKNPLLELRVFGSSDFTRGIFLAWVTQAALFGSMLFVPLYLQQIRHYTSLETGLILLPQALASGIGMPLGGRLFDKIGARPLAFVGLTIISTGLYILSGITVETSLPHIMLCLGLMGLGMGLTMMPVNTHVLNAAPRHLVGRVTPLTTAAQQVIVSFAVAGMTGYLTTRITAHMTEAGKDANPLVAAVMGYDDVFFFTSCIAAAGVLISLILRKPKTAPSGDGDVRQKDPALMAGH
- a CDS encoding TetR/AcrR family transcriptional regulator, translated to MNKVPEPASSADKDTKQQILDATVDLIREEGVECVTLRRICANAKVNLALVNYYFQSKDNLLREAIRTLISRFDTAYSALEDESLPPRERLCRFLKQYIGHLLQYPGLVRYMMDQSPTIMGSLHQYSQYSKTMKRQKTLSVLREMTGEQNEEKLSMMMYQLYGAIFMPAIMCSCGPSNDEEESKPFGHLPPFDEQVDHLFDHYFHKYGI